In Sinorhizobium sojae CCBAU 05684, a single window of DNA contains:
- a CDS encoding CapA family protein codes for MSATGQRPSETSTEEPGIRLFLCGDVMTGRGIDQVLPAPCNPAIYETYLRSAVDYVRLAERAHGPIPWPVDLFYIWGVALDEFRRAQPHVRIINLETAITHSSDYVAKCINYRMSPKNASCLAAAGIDCCVLANNHVLDWGGAGLLETLSTLDDLRIGRVGAGRDRAEAEAPAVLDAGGEGRVLVFALAMPTSGTPAGWAAGPRRAGVNFLPDLASARVHEVAEQIVGVKRPGDVAILSLHWGPNWGYEVTAAERQFAHALIDEADVSVVYGHSSHHPKPIEVYRNRLILYGCGDFINDYEGIAGYADFRGDLRPMYFVRIDPVSRDLLALEIVPLQAHRFRLVYPSTRDVEWLLARLELECRSLATGVKRQDDGTIGLTWPRA; via the coding sequence ATGAGCGCGACCGGACAGCGCCCGTCGGAAACGAGCACCGAAGAGCCTGGCATCCGGCTCTTTCTGTGCGGCGACGTCATGACCGGGCGCGGCATCGATCAGGTGCTGCCCGCTCCGTGCAACCCGGCCATATACGAGACTTATCTCCGCTCCGCCGTCGACTATGTTCGACTTGCGGAGAGGGCCCATGGGCCGATCCCCTGGCCCGTCGACCTGTTCTACATCTGGGGCGTGGCGCTCGATGAATTCCGGCGCGCGCAGCCGCACGTGCGAATTATCAATCTCGAGACGGCGATCACTCACAGCAGCGATTACGTTGCCAAGTGCATCAACTACCGGATGAGCCCAAAGAACGCTTCCTGTCTTGCGGCCGCCGGCATCGACTGTTGTGTCCTGGCGAACAATCACGTGTTGGACTGGGGGGGTGCCGGGCTCCTTGAGACATTGTCGACACTGGACGATCTGCGGATAGGGAGGGTTGGTGCCGGGCGCGACCGGGCCGAGGCCGAAGCGCCAGCCGTGCTCGATGCCGGTGGCGAAGGTCGCGTCCTGGTCTTTGCACTGGCGATGCCGACGAGCGGGACGCCTGCTGGCTGGGCCGCCGGACCCAGGAGAGCGGGGGTGAACTTTCTGCCGGATCTTGCCTCGGCGCGGGTGCATGAGGTCGCGGAGCAGATCGTGGGCGTGAAGCGTCCGGGCGATGTGGCGATCCTGTCGCTCCATTGGGGGCCCAATTGGGGCTATGAAGTGACCGCGGCCGAGCGACAATTTGCACATGCGCTCATCGATGAGGCCGACGTCTCGGTTGTCTACGGACACTCTTCGCATCATCCCAAACCGATCGAGGTCTATCGCAATCGGCTGATCCTCTATGGCTGCGGCGATTTCATCAATGACTATGAAGGCATTGCGGGCTATGCGGATTTCAGGGGAGATCTGCGACCGATGTATTTCGTTCGAATCGATCCCGTCTCCCGCGATCTGCTGGCGCTCGAAATCGTTCCGCTCCAGGCGCATCGCTTCCGCCTGGTCTATCCCTCCACACGGGATGTCGAGTGGCTTCTGGCGAGGCTGGAACTTGAATGCCGGTCCCTTGCAACCGGTGTGAAGCGGCAAGACGACGGTACGATTGGTCTCACCTGGCCGCGAGCCTAG
- a CDS encoding LuxR C-terminal-related transcriptional regulator, whose translation MASSVSTFEKVSVFARDPSGAQGGSRDGPDENGVQEEKIGKRCLIVLDSRALDRECLARTLTNHGLGMDVIAFSSIEEWREKKDRCQPVGAVLLNIGARKVTEVSPDISKLASEFRPIPVVVLSDNDDIAQILKVLESGARGYIPTSVGVEVCIEAIGLAIAGGTFVPASSILAVRHLIETGKQEPAPLAGMFTLRQAEVVQALRKGKANKIIAYELNLRESTVKVHIRNIMKKLKASNRTEVAYKLNDLFAGDAGYS comes from the coding sequence ATGGCTTCATCGGTGTCGACGTTCGAGAAAGTTTCGGTATTTGCGCGGGACCCGTCGGGAGCGCAAGGCGGATCGAGGGACGGTCCAGACGAGAACGGGGTTCAGGAGGAAAAGATCGGCAAACGATGCCTCATCGTGCTCGACAGCAGGGCCCTTGACCGCGAATGCCTAGCGAGGACCCTGACCAATCACGGCCTGGGCATGGACGTGATCGCGTTCAGCTCCATTGAAGAATGGCGCGAAAAGAAGGATCGTTGCCAACCGGTTGGAGCCGTCCTTCTCAATATTGGCGCGCGGAAGGTCACCGAGGTCAGCCCGGACATTTCGAAGCTCGCCTCTGAATTTCGTCCCATACCGGTCGTGGTTCTGTCGGACAATGACGACATCGCCCAGATATTGAAGGTGCTCGAATCCGGCGCCCGGGGCTACATCCCCACATCCGTCGGGGTAGAGGTTTGCATCGAGGCAATTGGGCTGGCGATCGCCGGGGGGACATTCGTTCCGGCGAGCAGCATTCTTGCCGTGCGGCACCTGATCGAGACCGGAAAGCAGGAGCCGGCGCCGCTCGCGGGGATGTTCACACTGCGCCAGGCGGAAGTCGTGCAGGCTTTGCGCAAAGGCAAAGCGAACAAGATCATCGCCTACGAACTCAACCTCCGCGAAAGCACGGTCAAGGTTCACATTCGTAACATCATGAAGAAGCTGAAGGCATCGAACCGGACCGAGGTGGCCTACAAGCTGAACGATCTGTTTGCCGGCGATGCGGGCTACTCGTGA
- a CDS encoding universal stress protein, which produces MTKHILVATDGSDQAREAVTMAADLAKALNARLTVLHVILHGLRAEEATRLADAEHLVRRVSAYTMPQLGRTPASMNEFFQESQGDIPQAVSVLGDHIARDAAENARSLGVGTVDTRVEPGDYAETILAVADEIGADLIVIGSRGLGGLRGLLIGSVSQKVVQHAPCSVVVVR; this is translated from the coding sequence ATGACCAAGCACATTCTTGTCGCCACCGATGGATCGGACCAGGCCCGCGAGGCCGTAACGATGGCAGCGGATCTCGCTAAGGCCCTCAATGCGCGACTCACGGTTCTTCACGTCATTCTGCATGGCCTCAGAGCTGAAGAGGCAACCCGTCTTGCCGATGCAGAACATCTGGTCCGCCGCGTCTCGGCCTATACCATGCCTCAACTCGGGCGTACTCCCGCTTCGATGAACGAGTTTTTCCAGGAGTCGCAGGGCGATATTCCGCAAGCGGTTTCCGTCTTGGGCGACCACATTGCCCGCGACGCTGCCGAAAACGCCCGGAGCCTCGGCGTCGGCACCGTCGACACCCGCGTCGAGCCCGGCGATTATGCCGAGACCATTCTCGCCGTGGCCGACGAGATCGGCGCCGACCTGATCGTGATCGGCAGCCGAGGGCTCGGCGGGTTGCGGGGATTGCTCATTGGAAGCGTATCGCAGAAGGTCGTCCAGCACGCCCCTTGCTCGGTCGTAGTTGTGCGCTGA
- a CDS encoding response regulator transcription factor, which yields MNSSGTGDGNEYPASVRPLRLRAADALSTTAGRPPDQPLVIIDRRELRRECLAQNISAARPARDVLTYGSAEEWERQRKGGPSPCAVLLNVAERQLEDPDMEEEIRNLVTELAPAPVILLTDTDELTQVLKALEYGAKGYIPSSVSIDVCLEAILLSMAGGIFVPASSIFAMRHLFEPGGMATRPYAGILTDRQVEVAEALRRGKANKMIAHELNLRESTVKVHIRNIMKRINASNRTEVAYKINDLFPDRLATDAPNDAALQKGTGSRNHH from the coding sequence ATGAACTCATCAGGCACAGGGGATGGAAACGAATATCCGGCATCTGTTCGCCCTCTGAGATTGCGGGCCGCAGACGCCTTGTCGACGACAGCCGGTCGGCCGCCTGACCAGCCGCTCGTCATCATCGACAGGCGCGAACTCAGGCGTGAATGCCTGGCGCAGAACATCTCCGCAGCGAGGCCGGCGCGCGATGTGCTCACCTATGGTTCGGCGGAGGAATGGGAGAGGCAACGGAAAGGCGGCCCGTCTCCCTGCGCAGTGCTGCTGAACGTCGCGGAAAGACAGCTCGAAGATCCAGACATGGAAGAGGAGATCCGCAATCTCGTCACCGAACTTGCACCTGCACCTGTCATTTTACTGACCGACACCGACGAACTCACGCAGGTCCTCAAGGCGCTGGAATATGGGGCGAAGGGCTACATCCCCTCCTCTGTCAGCATTGATGTCTGCCTCGAAGCGATCCTGCTATCCATGGCAGGCGGCATCTTTGTGCCGGCCAGCAGCATCTTCGCGATGCGTCATCTGTTCGAACCGGGCGGTATGGCCACACGACCCTATGCCGGGATTTTGACCGATCGTCAGGTGGAGGTAGCGGAGGCCTTGCGCCGCGGGAAGGCGAACAAGATGATCGCGCACGAACTCAATCTCCGCGAAAGCACCGTTAAGGTGCATATCCGCAACATCATGAAGAGGATCAATGCGAGCAACAGGACCGAGGTCGCCTACAAGATCAACGACCTCTTCCCGGATCGTCTAGCGACAGACGCGCCCAACGACGCCGCTTTACAAAAGGGAACCGGCTCCCGAAACCACCATTAG
- a CDS encoding helix-turn-helix transcriptional regulator, with the protein MSHTATVHCRRLCRLQPCAISRQLPPRPEKRGPEAVGPVSPRGIGLYRYRKKNPLFRNGQRRSARRQQVDSGSARRHLSIIFDQSDLIRHISTVLERPVQGSLDFKTEFDLEAGSGQIFFRLAQVMAQSLGPDTVVEGMPHTLDHLSKTLISLLVDTIPHRFSASLSQGEWLPSPRHVKRAIEFMHANLSSALSIGQIAEAAGIGIRSQQEGFRRFKGTSPTSYLTQLRMEAVHRELMEGVLEVSISEIARKWGFRHMGRFSSDYRKSYGHAPSQARKGRTRP; encoded by the coding sequence ATCTCTCATACAGCTACGGTTCATTGCCGCAGGCTGTGCCGCCTTCAGCCGTGTGCAATCTCGCGGCAGCTTCCGCCTCGGCCAGAAAAACGAGGTCCCGAAGCTGTTGGTCCTGTTTCCCCTCGAGGGATCGGCCTCTATCGATATCGGAAGAAGAACCCTCTATTCCGAAACGGGCAAAGGCGCAGTGCTCGACGGCAACAGGTTGACTCAGGTTCGGCTCGACGTCACCTCTCCATCATCTTTGATCAAAGCGACCTCATTCGCCACATCAGCACCGTCCTGGAACGTCCCGTTCAAGGATCTTTGGACTTCAAGACCGAATTCGACCTCGAAGCCGGCAGCGGTCAGATATTCTTCAGACTGGCGCAGGTCATGGCACAAAGCTTGGGTCCGGATACCGTGGTCGAGGGCATGCCCCATACCCTCGACCATCTTTCGAAGACCCTCATCAGCCTGCTCGTCGATACAATACCGCATCGATTTTCAGCCTCGTTGAGCCAGGGCGAGTGGCTGCCATCGCCGAGGCACGTGAAACGCGCCATCGAGTTCATGCATGCCAACCTATCAAGTGCACTGTCCATCGGGCAGATCGCCGAGGCGGCAGGCATAGGCATCCGTTCCCAGCAAGAGGGCTTCAGGCGCTTCAAAGGAACATCGCCGACAAGCTATCTGACGCAATTGCGGATGGAGGCCGTGCACCGGGAACTGATGGAAGGGGTACTCGAGGTTTCCATTTCCGAGATCGCTCGGAAATGGGGTTTCCGCCACATGGGCCGGTTTTCAAGCGATTACCGTAAGAGCTACGGTCACGCGCCGTCGCAGGCGAGGAAAGGACGGACGAGGCCATAG
- a CDS encoding GYD domain-containing protein, with protein sequence MATFIMLTRLSPEAMKSPQSIENLSDEIAEHIRRECPEVEWKANYAILGPADYLDIFTAPDNTAATKVAAIIRTFGHATTEIWAATEWQEFVQLIRDLPTSRSVG encoded by the coding sequence ATGGCAACGTTCATCATGCTGACGCGGCTCAGCCCCGAGGCGATGAAATCGCCGCAATCAATCGAGAACCTCAGCGATGAGATCGCCGAGCACATCCGCCGGGAGTGTCCCGAAGTCGAGTGGAAGGCGAACTATGCCATCCTCGGCCCTGCAGACTATCTCGACATATTCACGGCGCCCGACAACACCGCCGCAACCAAGGTCGCGGCCATAATCCGCACCTTCGGCCATGCGACGACGGAAATCTGGGCGGCGACAGAATGGCAGGAGTTCGTTCAGCTCATCCGCGACCTGCCGACTTCCCGATCCGTGGGCTAG
- a CDS encoding AMP-binding protein — protein MSKETGQPASPAAVDGQASNARDVIAIVTEFVRELHSQGAHSIEIAPSSRIERDLGIDSLGRTELTLRIERVFQVRLPAGAVSEAETVADLGRALEQARPAKRRGASRKRTAPALPTVSAPTAASTLVEALEWHEKQHADRLHLTLLEDETATLGTLSYGGLATRARRVAAALVLRGVMPGDRVALMLPTSLDFFVAFFGILYAGAVPVPIYPPTRLSQLEEHVRRQAGILGNAGACLLITMPEGRRLAGLLKAMVETLKAVDCVADMESASSEKELPGPADPGAAALIQYTSGSTGDPKGVVLSHANLLANIRAMGEAMQAGSDDVFVSWLPLYHDMGLIGAWLGCLYYGAPLYAMSPLSFLTRPESWLWAMHNYRATLSASPNFGFEICLNKLSDSHLEGLDLSSLRMIANGAEPVSAATLRRFSERFGRFGLSASALAPVYGLAETSVGLAFPPLGRPPLIDRVDRQALSTRGIAEVANAEDPAPVEIVACGQPLPRHEIRIVDDAGRELGERREGKLEFRGPSATAGYFRNEEQTRALFHGDWLDSGDRAYMAGGDVFITGRVKDIIIRAGRHLYPQEIEAAVAAVPGVRKGGVAAFGQTDNASGTERVVVIAETAETNPDARASMQERVIAATTDVAGSPADEVVLAPPRSVPKTSSGKIRRGAAKALYEDGRIGSDSRALPLQLSSLMMLGIGTQMRRLTRLLKELLYAAWWWAVLGLALSTGAVAVLVLPRLSWRWHAVRRVCRAALAVMGVPLATSGVDRVPKEGAMLAFNHSSYFDALVLAAILPGEPAIVAKRELAGHLLAGPLLRRLGIPFVERHDVSGSLEDAGTLTSLAREGRVLVVFPEGTFSRRPGLTGFYLGAFKVAAAAGLSILPGIIRGTRSVLRGEQWFPRHGAISVEIADAVAPKGTDFEAVLKLRDAVRDAILSRCGEPDLGGLAKPEPPHGVQVGQ, from the coding sequence ATGTCGAAGGAAACTGGGCAGCCGGCTTCACCTGCCGCAGTTGACGGGCAGGCTTCCAACGCTCGCGACGTGATTGCGATCGTAACGGAGTTCGTACGCGAGCTGCACTCGCAGGGAGCCCACTCCATCGAGATCGCTCCATCGAGCCGGATCGAACGCGATCTCGGCATCGACAGTCTTGGCCGCACGGAATTGACCTTGCGGATCGAGCGCGTCTTTCAGGTGAGATTGCCGGCTGGTGCCGTGTCCGAAGCAGAGACGGTCGCCGATCTCGGTCGGGCCTTGGAGCAGGCGCGCCCGGCGAAGAGGCGCGGCGCCAGCCGCAAGCGCACGGCGCCCGCTCTGCCGACCGTTTCCGCGCCGACCGCGGCGAGCACGCTCGTCGAAGCGCTCGAATGGCACGAGAAGCAGCATGCCGACCGGCTGCACCTGACCCTGTTGGAAGATGAGACCGCCACGCTCGGCACTCTCTCCTATGGAGGGCTTGCCACTCGCGCTCGGCGGGTCGCCGCTGCCCTCGTCCTTCGCGGTGTCATGCCGGGCGATCGGGTCGCCTTGATGCTCCCGACCAGCCTCGATTTCTTCGTCGCATTTTTCGGCATCCTCTACGCCGGCGCCGTCCCGGTGCCGATCTATCCCCCGACGCGCCTATCCCAACTCGAGGAGCACGTGCGCCGCCAAGCTGGAATACTCGGCAATGCCGGCGCTTGCCTGCTCATCACCATGCCGGAGGGAAGGAGGCTCGCTGGACTGCTCAAGGCGATGGTGGAGACGCTGAAGGCGGTCGATTGCGTTGCGGACATGGAGAGTGCGTCATCCGAGAAAGAATTGCCCGGGCCGGCTGATCCGGGCGCGGCCGCGCTCATCCAATATACGTCCGGAAGTACCGGTGACCCAAAAGGCGTCGTGCTCAGCCACGCCAACTTGCTTGCGAACATTCGCGCAATGGGCGAAGCCATGCAGGCTGGCTCGGACGACGTGTTCGTCAGTTGGTTGCCGCTCTATCACGATATGGGACTGATCGGCGCATGGCTGGGCTGTCTCTATTACGGCGCTCCGCTCTATGCGATGTCACCCTTGAGCTTTCTCACGAGGCCGGAAAGCTGGCTATGGGCGATGCACAACTACCGGGCGACCTTGTCGGCATCGCCGAATTTCGGGTTCGAGATTTGCCTCAACAAGCTGTCGGACTCCCATCTTGAGGGCCTGGACCTGAGCTCCCTGCGGATGATCGCGAACGGGGCCGAGCCCGTGAGCGCCGCTACTCTGCGCCGCTTCAGCGAACGCTTCGGGCGCTTCGGCTTGTCCGCGTCGGCCTTGGCTCCGGTCTACGGGCTTGCGGAGACTTCGGTCGGCCTTGCCTTTCCGCCGCTCGGACGGCCTCCCCTGATCGATCGGGTCGACCGCCAAGCGTTGAGCACGCGGGGCATCGCGGAGGTCGCTAACGCGGAAGACCCGGCGCCGGTTGAAATCGTCGCATGCGGCCAACCCCTGCCGCGTCACGAAATCCGCATCGTCGACGATGCGGGCCGCGAGCTTGGCGAAAGACGGGAGGGCAAACTCGAATTCCGTGGTCCTTCCGCGACGGCAGGCTATTTCCGCAACGAAGAGCAAACGCGCGCGCTCTTTCACGGCGATTGGCTCGACAGCGGCGACCGCGCCTATATGGCTGGAGGCGATGTTTTCATCACCGGACGCGTCAAGGACATCATCATCCGTGCCGGGCGCCACCTCTATCCGCAGGAGATCGAGGCGGCCGTAGCAGCCGTACCTGGCGTACGCAAGGGAGGGGTCGCCGCGTTTGGCCAGACCGATAATGCATCGGGCACCGAGCGGGTGGTTGTCATCGCGGAAACGGCTGAAACCAATCCGGATGCTCGCGCATCCATGCAGGAGCGCGTGATCGCGGCCACGACCGACGTCGCCGGCAGTCCCGCTGACGAGGTGGTTCTCGCACCGCCGCGGTCCGTACCAAAGACGTCGAGCGGCAAGATCCGCCGCGGCGCTGCGAAGGCGCTTTACGAGGACGGGCGCATCGGGTCGGACAGCCGAGCCCTCCCATTGCAACTGTCGAGCCTGATGATGCTCGGTATCGGTACGCAGATGCGGCGGCTAACGCGGCTGCTGAAGGAGCTGCTCTACGCTGCCTGGTGGTGGGCAGTACTCGGCCTGGCACTGTCGACCGGCGCGGTCGCCGTCCTCGTGCTCCCCCGGCTCTCCTGGCGCTGGCATGCCGTCCGACGGGTCTGCCGTGCAGCACTTGCCGTCATGGGGGTTCCGCTTGCCACCAGCGGCGTTGATCGCGTTCCGAAGGAAGGGGCAATGCTTGCCTTCAATCATTCGAGCTACTTCGACGCACTCGTGCTTGCGGCGATCCTGCCCGGCGAGCCGGCGATCGTCGCCAAGAGGGAGCTTGCCGGCCATCTCCTTGCCGGCCCGCTATTGCGCCGTCTCGGAATTCCATTCGTTGAGCGCCACGATGTGTCGGGAAGCCTTGAAGATGCCGGGACATTGACGAGTCTGGCCCGAGAAGGCCGCGTCCTCGTCGTCTTCCCGGAGGGCACATTCTCCCGCAGGCCCGGCCTCACCGGCTTCTATTTGGGGGCGTTCAAGGTGGCGGCGGCCGCTGGTCTTTCTATCCTGCCTGGTATCATCCGGGGAACACGATCCGTGCTTCGAGGCGAGCAATGGTTTCCGAGACACGGTGCGATCAGCGTCGAGATTGCCGACGCGGTGGCGCCGAAGGGAACGGATTTCGAGGCCGTCCTGAAACTGCGCGATGCCGTCCGCGACGCAATCCTCAGCCGCTGCGGCGAGCCTGATCTCGGCGGCTTGGCTAAACCCGAGCCACCCCATGGGGTCCAAGTCGGCCAGTAA